In Pengzhenrongella sicca, a single genomic region encodes these proteins:
- a CDS encoding caspase family protein yields the protein MAAPDYGGRAMLHALLVGIDDYPDGTSSLQGCVADVDAIERLLTLHPSGGSAAQIRVLRNHEATRQGVVDAFRAQLGSAGPDDVALFWYSGHGSQQPSADPGDSDAKDETLVLADSRTEGGRDLVDRELGALITEVSAAGAHVVVVLDCCHSGSGTRDLDRLGIREIPARRDVPAPDPSFGRLPPRQSHPVIEVQPGSGWAVPVGRHVLLAACRSDQTAKERTIAGVRRGVFSAALEHALSTARPALTYVDLVRSVAVLVRDGAERQDPQLEVSVDEDARAHVLAGTLDERPRHHLVSHDEAGWTVDAGALQGIPAPVGGAAAGAATLLDLFPPGSDPASALPIGVARVVRVGPASSRVEPSASTVTLDEHAAYPAVVTAWSAPRTPVRLEAGPDDEVHQYLADSLDLELAGPDEAAPLAIAVSGAGYRVTDERREVGVDTPAADRAIEVAAHMARWYRVRGLDNPGTKIDLSAVGLDLTIGDSSGERQPAPRGEVLMPYLGDTPARFVLEVTNRTSARLYGAILGLSESYAIDGSPTPGSVTTAIDPGATLASFGGQPVTVEIPDDYWRAGHSRRVDHVVVLLSTSPFDLSSLTQGRLEISPVRDEGSAVVDALHAEAFDGLLRSVRTREFGEPGTAPVADWAVLRFALVAERALGGVAVGDGRSALVPGVHVEPHPTLRATVRLSSQDFATRDGEVPIVPPGLADDPASVSGFTFVDTRDGAEPVDVLTLADVTGAQSVTRAQPLVITLDDPPSGDHLLVTGLFDGVHLPIGWLDGNRLVITQLPPDERVRSLGSAIRLLVTRVVRRVRGQSATVAHLALATAEDRAVTTTEDVGRIRARLAEKAGGRVLLLVHGIIGDTRGMAESFLVPPPGSPLADRPFDVVLTFDYENLDTPIDETAGVLRAVLDGVDLGGHGHEVTVVAHSMGGLVSRWMLEQPRRRAPGPAPADALHVRRLVTAGTPAGGSPWSRIEDVAITGITFGLNRVAAGFWPAKALSVLVGALEQADTTLDQMRPGSDLLVDLFAAGDPHLPYTALVGNTSLIERPQAGGFVARVVAGLTGLLGNAVDLAFLGRDNDVAVATTSGAHIPAERSPAVQVVTVASNHFGYFASPAGVAAIAAALVEPDRPAALSTPGPVGTGSRARR from the coding sequence ATGGCTGCCCCGGATTACGGGGGTCGGGCCATGCTCCACGCGCTGCTCGTCGGGATCGACGACTACCCCGACGGCACGAGTTCGCTGCAGGGCTGCGTCGCGGACGTCGACGCGATCGAGCGGCTGCTGACCCTGCACCCGAGCGGCGGCTCGGCCGCGCAGATCCGGGTCCTCCGCAACCACGAGGCGACCCGCCAGGGGGTTGTCGACGCATTCCGCGCGCAGCTCGGGAGCGCCGGGCCGGACGACGTCGCGCTGTTCTGGTACAGCGGGCACGGCTCCCAGCAGCCCAGCGCCGACCCCGGCGATTCAGACGCCAAAGACGAGACGTTGGTGCTCGCGGACAGCCGGACCGAGGGCGGCCGAGACCTGGTTGATCGCGAGCTCGGCGCCCTGATCACCGAGGTGTCCGCAGCCGGCGCGCACGTGGTCGTGGTGCTGGACTGCTGCCACTCAGGCAGCGGCACCCGTGATCTCGACCGGCTCGGGATCCGGGAGATCCCGGCGCGCCGAGACGTCCCAGCACCCGACCCGTCGTTCGGCCGATTGCCGCCGAGGCAGTCGCATCCTGTGATCGAGGTACAGCCAGGCAGCGGCTGGGCAGTCCCGGTGGGGCGGCACGTGCTGCTGGCCGCGTGCCGCTCGGACCAGACCGCCAAGGAGCGCACGATCGCCGGCGTTCGCCGAGGCGTGTTCAGCGCGGCGCTCGAGCACGCGCTGAGCACCGCGCGGCCTGCGCTCACCTACGTGGACCTGGTCCGTTCTGTCGCGGTGCTGGTGCGCGACGGGGCCGAGCGGCAGGATCCGCAGCTCGAGGTGTCGGTCGACGAGGACGCCCGCGCTCACGTGCTGGCCGGGACGCTGGACGAACGGCCCCGCCATCACCTGGTGAGCCACGACGAGGCGGGCTGGACCGTCGACGCGGGTGCGCTGCAGGGAATACCTGCGCCCGTCGGGGGCGCGGCCGCCGGCGCCGCAACGCTGCTCGACCTTTTCCCGCCGGGGTCCGACCCCGCCTCCGCACTGCCGATCGGGGTCGCGCGGGTGGTCCGGGTGGGTCCGGCGAGCAGCCGGGTGGAGCCGAGTGCGAGCACCGTCACGCTGGACGAGCACGCCGCCTACCCTGCGGTCGTCACCGCGTGGTCGGCTCCGCGCACCCCGGTCCGCCTGGAGGCGGGACCAGACGACGAGGTTCATCAGTACCTCGCCGACTCCCTCGACCTCGAACTGGCGGGGCCGGATGAGGCCGCCCCGCTCGCGATCGCGGTGTCCGGCGCCGGGTACCGGGTGACGGACGAGCGGCGTGAGGTCGGTGTGGACACGCCGGCCGCCGACCGAGCGATCGAGGTCGCCGCGCACATGGCGCGGTGGTACCGGGTGCGCGGGCTGGACAATCCCGGCACCAAGATCGATCTGTCCGCAGTCGGGCTCGACCTCACGATCGGCGATTCATCGGGCGAACGCCAGCCAGCGCCGCGAGGCGAGGTGCTCATGCCGTACCTGGGCGACACCCCGGCCCGGTTCGTCCTTGAGGTCACCAACCGAACGTCAGCCAGGCTCTACGGCGCGATCCTCGGCCTGTCGGAGAGCTACGCGATCGACGGCTCGCCGACGCCGGGCTCCGTGACGACCGCGATCGACCCCGGCGCGACGCTGGCCAGCTTCGGCGGCCAGCCGGTGACGGTGGAGATCCCCGACGACTATTGGCGGGCGGGCCACTCTCGACGCGTGGACCACGTGGTGGTGCTGCTGAGCACCAGCCCGTTCGACCTGTCCTCGCTGACCCAGGGTCGCCTGGAGATCTCGCCGGTCCGCGACGAAGGCTCCGCAGTCGTGGACGCACTGCACGCCGAGGCCTTCGATGGACTGCTGCGTAGCGTGCGCACACGCGAGTTCGGCGAACCCGGCACCGCACCCGTTGCAGACTGGGCGGTGCTTCGGTTCGCCCTGGTGGCAGAGCGGGCGCTCGGGGGGGTAGCCGTCGGCGACGGCCGATCGGCGCTCGTGCCCGGAGTCCACGTCGAGCCACACCCCACCCTGCGGGCTACGGTCCGCCTCAGCTCGCAGGACTTCGCGACCCGCGACGGGGAGGTGCCGATCGTCCCACCCGGCCTGGCCGATGACCCGGCCTCGGTGAGTGGCTTCACGTTCGTCGACACCAGAGACGGCGCCGAGCCCGTGGACGTGCTCACCCTGGCCGATGTGACCGGAGCACAGTCCGTGACCCGCGCCCAGCCGCTGGTGATCACGCTCGACGACCCGCCAAGCGGTGACCATCTGCTGGTCACGGGATTGTTCGACGGCGTGCACCTGCCGATCGGGTGGCTTGACGGGAACCGCCTGGTGATCACGCAGCTGCCGCCCGACGAGCGGGTGCGCAGCCTGGGCAGCGCGATCCGGCTGCTGGTGACCCGGGTGGTGCGCCGGGTCCGCGGACAGTCCGCGACCGTGGCGCACCTCGCGCTCGCGACGGCCGAGGACAGGGCGGTCACGACGACCGAGGACGTGGGCCGGATCCGCGCGCGGCTCGCGGAGAAGGCCGGGGGCCGGGTGCTGCTCCTGGTGCACGGGATCATCGGCGACACCCGAGGGATGGCGGAGTCGTTCCTTGTGCCGCCGCCGGGCAGCCCTCTCGCCGACCGACCGTTCGACGTGGTGCTGACCTTCGACTACGAGAACCTGGACACGCCGATCGACGAGACGGCAGGCGTGCTTCGCGCCGTGCTCGATGGCGTGGACCTGGGCGGGCACGGGCACGAGGTGACCGTGGTCGCGCACTCGATGGGCGGGCTGGTGTCCCGGTGGATGCTCGAGCAGCCCCGACGGCGCGCGCCGGGGCCTGCTCCCGCTGACGCGCTCCACGTGCGGCGGCTGGTGACCGCGGGTACCCCGGCAGGAGGCTCGCCGTGGTCCCGGATCGAAGACGTCGCGATCACCGGCATCACCTTCGGGCTGAACCGGGTCGCTGCCGGCTTCTGGCCGGCCAAGGCGCTCTCGGTGCTGGTCGGCGCCCTGGAGCAGGCGGACACGACGCTGGACCAGATGCGACCCGGCTCGGACCTCCTGGTGGATCTGTTCGCCGCAGGCGACCCGCACCTGCCCTACACCGCGCTCGTCGGCAACACCTCGTTGATCGAACGACCGCAGGCCGGCGGCTTCGTGGCCAGGGTGGTGGCGGGGCTGACCGGACTGCTGGGAAACGCCGTCGACCTCGCCTTCCTCGGTCGCGACAACGACGTCGCGGTCGCGACCACCAGCGGCGCGCACATTCCCGCTGAGCGGTCGCCGGCGGTACAGGTGGTCACCGTCGCGAGCAACCACTTCGGGTACTTCGCCAGCCCGGCTGGTGTCGCCGCGATTGCGGCGGCCCTCGTCGAACCGGACCGACCGGCGGCGCTCAGCACGCCAGGGCCGGTAGGGACCGGCAGTCGTGCGCGGCGGTAA
- a CDS encoding 6-phospho-beta-glucosidase, translated as MKLTIIGGGGFRVPQVFSAVGNPAAPVRIDEVALYDVDARRLRAITRVLGQLAGALTNPPRLTVTTDLDEALRGADFVFAAVRIGGTGARVLDERTALDLGVLGQETVGPGGLAYALRTVPFMVALARRIADVAPDAWVINFTNPAGIVTEAMRAVLGDRVVGICDTPIGLMRRAGAALGAPTPAAGSFDYVGLNHLGWLRSLDVDGADRLPALLADARLLEGIEEARLMGLDWVRALGALPNEYLYYYYFTREATQRITAAPETRGEFLRDQQDAFYADAGAPGADALAIWNASHAEREATYMAESRPEGDEGARHEEDAVGGYHQVALDLMAALVADRPATMILNVPNGSLVPQLPAEAVIEVGCAVDADGVHPWPVAPVEGHMLGLMSQVKAVEQLTIGAALEGSAELAWKAFGLHPLVDSVAVGRSLLSGYIQAFPDLGRALS; from the coding sequence ATGAAGCTCACCATCATCGGGGGCGGCGGCTTCCGCGTTCCGCAGGTGTTCTCGGCGGTCGGCAACCCCGCGGCGCCCGTGCGGATCGACGAGGTCGCGCTCTACGACGTCGACGCACGTCGCCTGCGCGCGATCACGCGCGTGCTCGGGCAGCTGGCCGGCGCGCTCACGAACCCGCCGAGGCTGACGGTCACGACCGACCTGGACGAGGCCCTGCGGGGCGCGGACTTCGTGTTCGCGGCCGTGCGGATCGGGGGCACCGGCGCCCGCGTGCTCGACGAGCGCACCGCGCTCGACCTCGGCGTGCTCGGCCAGGAGACGGTCGGCCCGGGCGGGCTCGCCTACGCGCTGCGCACGGTGCCGTTCATGGTCGCGCTCGCGCGCCGGATCGCCGACGTCGCGCCGGACGCCTGGGTCATCAACTTCACCAACCCCGCCGGCATCGTCACCGAGGCCATGCGCGCCGTGCTCGGCGACCGGGTGGTCGGGATCTGCGACACCCCGATCGGGCTGATGCGCCGCGCCGGCGCCGCGCTCGGCGCACCGACCCCGGCGGCGGGCAGCTTCGACTACGTGGGGCTCAACCACCTCGGCTGGCTGCGCTCGCTCGACGTCGACGGCGCCGACCGGCTGCCCGCGCTGCTCGCCGACGCGCGGCTGCTCGAGGGCATCGAGGAGGCGCGCCTGATGGGCCTCGACTGGGTCCGCGCGCTCGGCGCCCTGCCCAACGAGTACCTCTACTACTACTACTTCACCCGTGAGGCGACGCAGCGGATCACCGCGGCGCCCGAGACCCGCGGGGAGTTCCTGCGCGACCAGCAGGACGCGTTCTACGCCGACGCCGGGGCACCGGGCGCAGACGCGCTCGCGATCTGGAACGCGTCGCACGCCGAACGCGAGGCGACCTACATGGCGGAGAGTCGGCCCGAGGGCGACGAGGGAGCGCGACACGAGGAGGACGCCGTCGGCGGCTACCACCAGGTCGCGCTCGACCTCATGGCCGCGCTCGTCGCGGACCGGCCCGCGACGATGATCCTCAACGTCCCGAACGGCTCGCTCGTGCCGCAGTTGCCGGCCGAGGCCGTGATCGAGGTGGGCTGCGCCGTGGACGCCGACGGCGTGCACCCGTGGCCGGTCGCGCCCGTCGAGGGTCACATGCTCGGGCTGATGTCGCAGGTCAAGGCCGTCGAGCAGCTCACGATCGGTGCCGCGCTCGAGGGGTCCGCCGAGCTGGCGTGGAAGGCGTTCGGGCTGCACCCGCTCGTCGATTCCGTCGCGGTCGGCCGCTCGTTGCTGTCCGGCTACATCCAGGCCTTCCCCGACCTTGGCCGCGCGTTGTCCTGA
- a CDS encoding DeoR/GlpR family DNA-binding transcription regulator, with product MLTATRQARILRVLQDEGEVSVDGLAGMFGVSLSTIRRDLNALSAEGLLRRVRGGGSIEADAIPFGDVAGRWHPEKDRIATRAAALVADGDVVLIDIGTTTRLLARHLRGKRITVLTSSLAVVDELRDDDGVELIVLGGVVRKNYNSMVGILTEQALSQLRAHICFLGTSGLRADGSVMDSTGIEVPVKKAMIASSERTVVLADPSKYPGGGLLSVCRADAVSVLITSLGADPATLAAFRTAGVEVLTV from the coding sequence ATGCTCACCGCGACCCGGCAGGCAAGGATTCTGCGCGTCTTGCAGGACGAGGGCGAGGTCTCGGTCGACGGCCTCGCCGGGATGTTCGGCGTCTCCTTGTCGACGATCCGGCGGGACCTCAACGCGCTGAGCGCGGAGGGGCTGCTGCGCCGCGTGCGCGGGGGCGGCAGCATCGAGGCCGATGCGATTCCGTTCGGCGACGTCGCCGGCCGGTGGCACCCCGAGAAGGATCGCATCGCCACGCGGGCGGCGGCGCTGGTGGCCGACGGCGACGTCGTGCTCATCGACATCGGCACGACGACGCGGCTGCTCGCCCGGCACCTGCGCGGCAAGCGCATCACCGTGCTCACCTCGAGCCTCGCCGTCGTCGACGAGCTGCGCGACGACGACGGCGTCGAGCTCATCGTGCTCGGCGGCGTCGTGCGCAAGAACTACAACTCGATGGTCGGGATCCTCACCGAGCAGGCGCTGAGCCAGCTGCGTGCCCACATCTGCTTCCTCGGCACGAGCGGGCTGCGCGCGGACGGCTCGGTGATGGACTCCACCGGCATCGAGGTGCCGGTCAAGAAGGCGATGATCGCGTCGTCGGAGCGCACGGTCGTGCTCGCGGACCCGTCGAAGTACCCGGGCGGCGGGCTGCTCAGCGTCTGCCGGGCCGACGCCGTCAGCGTCCTGATCACCAGCCTCGGCGCCGACCCGGCGACCCTGGCCGCATTTCGCACCGCCGGCGTGGAGGTTCTGACCGTATGA
- a CDS encoding PfkB family carbohydrate kinase, whose amino-acid sequence MTAPSADGAAPARRLRWDPLAAVRGPQSPALDVLLAGTIFFDIVFTDLPADPSPGTEVWAGGMGSCPGGISNLAVAASRLGLSTGLAAGFGDDVYGNWCWDVLSGQEGIDLSTSRRFAGHSAVTVSLASHGDRSMITHGHPVPVSADELVGTPPPSRAVITELAPVAAEPAPWWRLAAAAGSLVFADVGWDPSGRWDRSTLDALSACHAFTPNQVEAMAYTRTDRPAAALHALADRVPLAVVTCGADGAIAIDATTGEQAHVPRVAVAALDPTGAGDVFAASLVLGTLAGWPLADRLAFSALCSALAVQHFGGSLAAPGWGDISDWWQRAGAGAGDRDLRTRYGFLDDVLPRCPVDEVRRAEATLTLYSDLPPH is encoded by the coding sequence GTGACCGCACCATCTGCCGACGGCGCCGCGCCCGCGCGCCGCCTGCGCTGGGACCCGCTCGCCGCCGTCCGCGGCCCGCAGTCGCCCGCCCTCGACGTGCTGCTCGCGGGCACGATCTTCTTCGACATCGTGTTCACGGACCTGCCGGCCGACCCGAGCCCGGGCACCGAGGTCTGGGCCGGCGGGATGGGGTCGTGCCCGGGCGGCATCTCCAACCTCGCGGTCGCGGCCAGCCGGCTCGGCCTGAGCACCGGGCTGGCGGCCGGCTTCGGCGACGACGTGTACGGCAACTGGTGCTGGGACGTGCTCTCCGGCCAGGAGGGCATCGACCTGTCCACCTCGCGGCGATTCGCCGGGCACTCGGCCGTGACGGTCTCCCTCGCCTCGCACGGCGACCGCAGCATGATCACGCACGGGCACCCGGTCCCGGTCAGCGCCGACGAGCTCGTCGGGACGCCGCCGCCCTCGCGTGCCGTCATCACCGAGCTCGCGCCCGTCGCGGCCGAGCCGGCGCCCTGGTGGCGGCTCGCGGCCGCGGCCGGCTCGCTCGTGTTCGCCGACGTCGGCTGGGACCCGTCGGGCCGGTGGGACCGCTCGACGCTCGACGCGCTCTCCGCCTGCCACGCGTTCACCCCGAACCAGGTCGAGGCGATGGCCTACACGCGCACCGACCGGCCGGCCGCGGCGCTGCACGCGCTCGCCGACCGGGTCCCGCTCGCGGTCGTCACGTGCGGGGCCGACGGCGCGATCGCGATCGACGCGACGACGGGCGAGCAGGCGCACGTGCCCCGCGTCGCCGTCGCCGCGCTCGACCCGACCGGCGCGGGCGACGTCTTCGCGGCGTCTCTCGTGCTCGGGACCCTCGCCGGCTGGCCGCTCGCCGACCGGCTCGCTTTCTCGGCGCTGTGCTCGGCGCTCGCCGTTCAGCACTTCGGCGGCTCGCTGGCCGCGCCCGGCTGGGGCGACATCAGCGACTGGTGGCAGCGCGCCGGCGCCGGCGCCGGCGACCGGGACCTGCGCACGCGCTACGGCTTTCTCGACGACGTGCTGCCGCGCTGCCCGGTCGACGAGGTGCGCCGGGCCGAGGCCACGCTCACGCTGTACTCCGACCTGCCCCCGCACTAG
- a CDS encoding extracellular solute-binding protein: MKNVAPARWVGLLTAAAVLSLAACAPGAENADADPTAPDAAIRTDAAELGDVTLTVWDQEVRGGQNEQIEALNAAFQDAYPNITIDRVSQSFDDLATTLRLALTDNEAPDVVQANNGRNTMGAFVAADQLLALNDYADAYGWRDRFPASVLQYSTYSADGSVFGEGNIYGLPQVGEVVGVFYSKAKLAALGLEVPETWTEFDAALEAAKAAGEIPMQLGNIEAWPAGHVFGPLQAATVDPADITKLGLGNAGTSWATPENEEAAATLQGWVDAGYVNDGPNGTDYDAAWQALAAGDGVFLIGGSWLAADLEDAMGDDVGFFAPAAQAGGEIATTGGTGLPFAVTTASENPDAAAAYIDFLTTDAAMETIAETGNLPVNRTAELAPADGVQSDVYGVFDDVSVNGSLLPYLDYATPTFGDTLGQSLQDLIAGQVTPAEFTAALEADYGEFTGSAG; the protein is encoded by the coding sequence ATGAAGAACGTTGCACCCGCCCGCTGGGTGGGCCTGCTGACCGCCGCCGCGGTGCTGAGCCTGGCGGCGTGCGCCCCGGGCGCCGAGAACGCCGACGCCGACCCGACCGCGCCCGACGCTGCGATCCGGACCGACGCGGCCGAGCTCGGCGACGTCACGCTGACGGTCTGGGACCAGGAGGTGCGTGGTGGCCAGAACGAGCAGATCGAGGCCCTCAACGCCGCCTTCCAGGACGCTTACCCCAACATCACGATCGACCGGGTCTCGCAGTCGTTCGACGACCTCGCGACGACGCTGCGCCTGGCGCTGACCGACAACGAGGCGCCCGACGTCGTCCAGGCCAACAACGGCCGCAACACGATGGGCGCGTTCGTCGCGGCCGACCAGCTCCTGGCGCTGAACGACTACGCGGACGCGTACGGCTGGCGCGACCGCTTCCCCGCGAGCGTGCTGCAGTACTCGACCTACTCCGCCGACGGCTCCGTGTTCGGCGAGGGCAACATCTACGGCCTCCCGCAGGTCGGCGAGGTCGTCGGCGTCTTCTACAGCAAGGCCAAGCTCGCGGCGCTCGGGCTCGAGGTGCCCGAGACCTGGACCGAGTTCGACGCCGCGCTCGAGGCCGCCAAGGCCGCCGGCGAGATCCCGATGCAGCTCGGCAACATCGAGGCGTGGCCGGCGGGGCACGTGTTTGGTCCCCTGCAGGCCGCGACCGTCGACCCGGCGGACATCACCAAGCTCGGTCTCGGCAACGCGGGCACGAGCTGGGCGACCCCGGAGAACGAGGAGGCCGCCGCGACGCTGCAGGGCTGGGTCGACGCGGGCTACGTCAACGACGGGCCGAACGGCACCGACTACGACGCCGCCTGGCAGGCGCTCGCCGCGGGTGACGGGGTCTTCCTTATCGGCGGGTCGTGGCTCGCGGCCGACCTCGAGGACGCGATGGGCGACGACGTCGGCTTCTTCGCCCCGGCCGCGCAGGCGGGCGGCGAGATCGCGACGACCGGCGGGACGGGCCTGCCGTTCGCCGTCACGACGGCCTCGGAGAACCCCGACGCCGCCGCCGCGTACATCGACTTCCTCACGACCGACGCGGCCATGGAGACGATCGCCGAGACCGGCAACCTGCCGGTCAACCGGACCGCGGAGCTCGCGCCGGCCGACGGCGTCCAGAGCGACGTCTACGGCGTGTTCGACGACGTGTCGGTCAACGGCTCGCTCCTGCCGTACCTCGACTACGCGACGCCGACGTTCGGCGACACCCTCGGGCAGTCGCTGCAGGACCTGATCGCCGGGCAGGTCACCCCGGCCGAGTTCACGGCCGCGCTCGAGGCCGACTATGGCGAGTTCACGGGCTCGGCCGGCTGA
- a CDS encoding carbohydrate ABC transporter permease → MRSGLAGPTAPPDRRRAAVPLRRRLTPYGFLLPAFCLYAAFLLVPIGRAVQLSLYEWDGLTVGTFVGLDNFATVASDPRLREAFWHALVLIIFYSVLPLLIGLLLAAVLNRGKVRGLPFFRTVIFLPQVVAMVVVAVAWRQIYAPNGSLNSGLRAVGLGSLARPWLGDYTFSLPAVGFVGTWVSMGLVTVLLLAGMSRIPIDLFEAARLDGAGAVREFFAITLPAIRGEITVALTLTIIAALKTFDLVYVTTGGGPGTSTTVPSYEVYRRAFQLGEVGAAAAVGITLTILIFGINLVVNKVGDRSST, encoded by the coding sequence GTGCGGTCCGGCCTCGCCGGCCCGACCGCACCGCCGGATCGCCGCCGCGCCGCGGTGCCGCTGCGCCGCCGCCTCACGCCGTACGGGTTCCTCCTGCCGGCGTTCTGCCTGTACGCCGCGTTCCTGCTCGTGCCGATCGGGCGCGCCGTGCAGCTGTCGCTGTACGAGTGGGACGGGCTGACGGTCGGCACCTTCGTCGGCCTCGACAACTTCGCCACGGTCGCCAGCGATCCGCGCCTGCGCGAGGCGTTCTGGCACGCGCTCGTGCTGATCATCTTCTACTCGGTGCTGCCGCTCCTGATCGGCCTCCTGCTCGCCGCCGTGCTCAACCGCGGGAAGGTCCGCGGCCTGCCGTTCTTCCGCACGGTCATCTTCCTGCCGCAGGTGGTCGCGATGGTGGTGGTGGCGGTCGCCTGGCGGCAGATCTACGCGCCGAACGGCTCGCTCAACTCCGGCCTGCGCGCCGTCGGCCTCGGCTCGCTGGCCCGGCCGTGGCTCGGCGACTACACGTTCTCGCTGCCCGCGGTCGGCTTCGTCGGCACGTGGGTGTCGATGGGGCTCGTGACCGTCCTGCTCCTGGCCGGCATGTCCCGGATCCCGATCGACCTGTTCGAGGCGGCCCGGCTCGACGGCGCGGGCGCCGTCCGCGAGTTCTTCGCGATCACGCTCCCCGCCATCCGGGGCGAGATCACGGTCGCGCTGACCCTGACGATCATCGCGGCGCTCAAGACGTTCGACCTCGTCTACGTCACCACCGGCGGCGGCCCCGGCACCTCGACGACGGTGCCGAGCTATGAGGTCTACCGGCGCGCGTTCCAGCTCGGCGAGGTCGGCGCGGCGGCGGCCGTCGGCATCACGCTCACGATCCTGATCTTCGGGATCAACCTCGTCGTCAACAAGGTCGGGGACCGGTCCAGCACATGA
- a CDS encoding carbohydrate ABC transporter permease, whose translation MMISRAERSANYVILIVFAAFALFPLGSILAAALGPESASVAREGGGLHWENFATAWTQGQFGRYMTTSVVVSALVVSVALVCSIMAGYAFGTMRFRGEQALFYLFLLGIMVPTEAIIVPLYFDLRTLGLTNTIWGVALPQIAQSIAFGTYWMRAYFKSSNVSIMEAARLDGAGTHRILWQVLVPIGRPALTTLVLLTFMWTWNEFLIPLVMSPSGSVRTAPLGLAFFQGQHVQGTTLLAAAAVLVALPVVIVYLFLQRHFVKGMIEGAVRE comes from the coding sequence ATGATGATCTCGCGCGCCGAGCGCTCCGCGAACTACGTCATCCTCATCGTCTTCGCCGCGTTCGCGCTGTTTCCCCTCGGGTCGATCCTCGCCGCGGCGCTCGGGCCCGAGAGCGCCTCGGTCGCGCGCGAGGGTGGTGGGCTGCACTGGGAGAACTTCGCCACGGCGTGGACGCAGGGTCAGTTCGGGCGGTACATGACGACGTCGGTCGTCGTCTCCGCGCTCGTCGTCTCCGTCGCGCTGGTGTGCTCGATCATGGCCGGGTACGCGTTCGGCACCATGCGGTTTCGGGGCGAGCAGGCGCTGTTCTACCTGTTCCTGCTCGGCATCATGGTGCCCACCGAGGCGATCATCGTGCCGCTCTACTTTGACCTGCGCACGCTCGGCCTCACCAACACGATCTGGGGCGTCGCGCTGCCCCAGATCGCGCAGTCGATCGCGTTCGGCACCTATTGGATGCGGGCGTACTTCAAGAGCTCGAACGTCTCGATCATGGAGGCCGCGCGACTGGACGGCGCGGGCACCCACCGGATCCTGTGGCAGGTGCTCGTGCCGATCGGCCGCCCCGCGCTGACGACGCTCGTGCTGCTGACGTTCATGTGGACGTGGAACGAGTTCCTGATCCCGCTCGTGATGAGCCCGAGCGGCAGTGTCCGGACCGCGCCGCTGGGCCTGGCGTTCTTCCAGGGCCAGCACGTGCAGGGCACGACGCTCCTCGCGGCCGCCGCCGTGCTGGTCGCGCTGCCCGTGGTGATCGTCTACCTGTTCCTCCAGCGCCACTTCGTCAAGGGCATGATCGAGGGCGCCGTGCGGGAGTGA
- a CDS encoding VOC family protein, with translation MIHATAWPQGTPSWVDLSVPDRVAAQEFYGPLLGWDFAVGGPETGFYTMALKHGQPVAGIGEPPPGAEGQPAAWTTYLAVDDVEAVTAKASEAGGTVVAPPMTIEDFGRMAVVVDPTGAVVGLWESGAHTGANLVNEPGSMIWNEALSHDLAAARAFYGTVFGYAFEDMSAPGFEYVTVNVDGKSVGGLGGVGALPADAPPHWETYFAVTDTDAATARAVELGATVLDGPIDSPYGRLAVLRGPAGEQFTLMSTDEPESAEAAG, from the coding sequence ATGATCCACGCAACGGCCTGGCCCCAGGGGACTCCCTCCTGGGTCGACCTGTCCGTACCCGACCGCGTTGCCGCGCAGGAGTTCTACGGCCCGCTGCTCGGCTGGGACTTCGCCGTGGGCGGCCCCGAGACGGGCTTCTACACGATGGCCCTCAAGCACGGCCAGCCGGTCGCCGGCATCGGCGAGCCGCCGCCGGGTGCCGAGGGTCAGCCCGCGGCGTGGACCACCTACCTCGCGGTCGACGACGTCGAGGCCGTCACCGCGAAGGCCTCCGAGGCCGGCGGGACGGTGGTGGCGCCGCCCATGACCATCGAGGACTTCGGCCGGATGGCGGTCGTCGTCGACCCGACGGGCGCCGTCGTCGGCCTCTGGGAGTCGGGGGCGCACACCGGCGCGAACCTCGTCAACGAGCCGGGCTCGATGATCTGGAACGAGGCGTTGAGCCACGACCTGGCCGCGGCGCGGGCGTTCTACGGAACCGTGTTCGGGTACGCGTTCGAGGACATGTCCGCCCCCGGCTTCGAGTACGTCACCGTGAACGTCGACGGGAAGTCGGTCGGCGGCCTCGGCGGCGTCGGCGCGCTGCCTGCCGACGCGCCACCGCACTGGGAGACCTACTTCGCGGTCACGGACACCGACGCGGCCACCGCCCGCGCGGTCGAGCTCGGTGCGACGGTGCTCGACGGCCCGATCGACAGCCCCTACGGACGCCTCGCCGTCCTGCGCGGGCCGGCCGGCGAGCAGTTCACCCTCATGAGCACCGACGAGCCCGAGAGCGCCGAGGCCGCCGGCTGA